A stretch of Nonomuraea africana DNA encodes these proteins:
- a CDS encoding MFS transporter has product MGRSFRYLLAATTSSNLADGMLLTGAPLLAITLTRDPTLVSLVGVATTLPWLLLALHAGAVADRADRRRIMVITSFVRAAALAATAAAVAMDVLSLPVLLAILLVAGACEVFNDTSAQSVLPMTVGKESLGRANGRIVAVQTIGNSFVGGPVAALLVGVAPMAVFGAPALLYTAAGLLLLGMRGAFAPAKVSTAPLRADIATGLRYLVRHRPVRDLAIGAGVMNMCSSAYFAVFVLWAVGEGSAIGMTTGQYGVVMAVLAVGAIAGSLLANRLTVVFGEGRTLVTLWTVNSLMLLLPVVSPTLPAVYVTGALLGATSAAGNVLVVSLRQRIIPEELLGRVNSAYRLIGMGGQPLGAALGGVVGGLAGLPVVFVGAVAMCLAVMPLVARALAHKAVPVAV; this is encoded by the coding sequence GTGGGCCGCTCCTTCCGATACCTGCTCGCCGCCACCACCTCCTCCAACCTCGCCGACGGCATGCTGTTGACAGGAGCGCCGCTGCTGGCCATCACCCTGACCCGCGACCCCACGCTGGTCTCGCTGGTGGGCGTCGCCACCACGCTGCCGTGGCTGCTGCTGGCGCTGCACGCGGGAGCGGTCGCCGACCGGGCCGACCGCCGCCGGATCATGGTGATCACCTCCTTCGTCCGCGCCGCGGCCCTGGCCGCCACGGCCGCCGCCGTGGCCATGGACGTGCTGAGCCTGCCGGTGCTGCTGGCGATCCTGCTCGTGGCGGGGGCGTGCGAGGTCTTCAACGACACCTCGGCGCAGAGCGTCCTGCCGATGACCGTCGGGAAGGAGTCGCTCGGCCGAGCCAACGGGCGCATCGTGGCGGTGCAGACGATCGGCAACAGCTTCGTCGGAGGCCCGGTGGCCGCGCTCCTGGTGGGCGTCGCGCCGATGGCCGTGTTCGGCGCGCCCGCGCTGCTCTACACCGCCGCCGGGCTGCTCCTGCTGGGCATGCGCGGCGCCTTCGCCCCGGCGAAGGTCTCCACCGCGCCGCTGCGCGCCGACATCGCCACCGGCCTGCGGTACCTGGTGCGCCACCGGCCGGTCCGCGACCTCGCCATCGGGGCCGGCGTGATGAACATGTGCAGTTCGGCCTACTTCGCGGTGTTCGTGCTGTGGGCGGTGGGCGAGGGTTCGGCGATCGGCATGACCACCGGCCAGTACGGCGTCGTGATGGCGGTCCTGGCGGTCGGCGCCATCGCGGGCTCGCTGCTGGCGAACCGGCTGACGGTCGTGTTCGGCGAGGGCAGGACGCTCGTCACGCTCTGGACGGTCAACAGCCTGATGCTCCTGCTGCCGGTCGTGTCCCCCACCCTCCCCGCCGTCTACGTCACGGGCGCGCTGCTCGGCGCCACCAGCGCGGCGGGCAACGTGCTGGTCGTCTCGCTGCGCCAGCGCATCATCCCCGAGGAACTGCTCGGCCGCGTCAACTCCGCCTACCGGCTCATCGGGATGGGCGGCCAGCCGCTGGGCGCGGCGCTCGGCGGCGTGGTCGGCGGCCTGGCGGGGCTGCCCGTGGTCTTCGTCGGCGCCGTCGCGATGTGCCTGGCGGTCATGCCCCTTGTC
- a CDS encoding TetR/AcrR family transcriptional regulator: protein MTASRQRGRRQAEAERNDRALLQAAREVLAADGAHASVASIAARAGVGIGSLYRRYRTKEELFQRLSALSLEHWIEAAERALADDDPWRGLSGFVTACVEFGQGTLAPVAGTIEVTEQMRASSARGDDLLAALVARGHEAGVLRADVTAVDVSLLIEQLGCSPLLDQLRKQGRDDLLGAAEEARARLVRIAVDGLRAVHTEPLPGRPPGAGLFTERWARPAEPATGDGGGGAGR from the coding sequence ATGACCGCATCCAGGCAGCGCGGCAGGCGGCAGGCCGAGGCCGAACGCAACGACCGCGCCCTTCTCCAGGCCGCTCGCGAGGTGCTCGCCGCAGACGGCGCGCACGCCTCGGTCGCCTCGATCGCCGCCAGGGCCGGGGTCGGGATCGGCAGCCTCTACCGCCGCTACCGCACCAAGGAGGAGCTCTTCCAGCGGCTGTCGGCGCTCTCCCTCGAGCACTGGATCGAGGCGGCCGAGCGCGCCCTCGCCGACGACGATCCGTGGCGCGGGCTGAGCGGCTTCGTCACGGCCTGCGTGGAGTTCGGCCAGGGGACGCTGGCGCCCGTCGCCGGCACCATCGAGGTCACCGAGCAGATGCGGGCGAGCAGCGCCAGGGGCGACGACTTGCTGGCCGCGCTGGTCGCCCGCGGCCACGAGGCCGGCGTGCTGAGGGCGGACGTCACCGCCGTCGACGTCTCACTGCTGATCGAGCAGCTCGGCTGCTCACCGCTGCTCGACCAGCTCCGCAAGCAGGGCCGCGACGACCTCCTCGGGGCGGCCGAAGAGGCTCGCGCGCGCCTCGTCCGCATCGCCGTGGACGGCCTGCGCGCCGTCCACACCGAGCCCCTGCCCGGCCGCCCGCCCGGCGCCGGGCTCTTCACCGAACGCTGGGCCCGCCCCGCCGAGCCGGCCACCGGCGACGGGGGCGGCGGCGCGGGCCGATGA
- a CDS encoding MDR family MFS transporter, producing the protein MRADTSARADSNIVPLATTLLVGAMAALLDTTIVAVALDELGGDLAAPVTVIQWVTTSYVLAMTAVIPVVGWSVGRFGVRAMWLVALALFLLGSVLSGAAWSAGSLVGFRVLQGLGGGMILPLTQLTLARAAGPDRLGRVMGVVGLVGQLAPISGPILGGLLIDGWGWRWVFFVNVPIVVVSMVMTCRWFPRDEERSGRGLDVVGLILLPSGVVALLYALTGFETGEGIGLPPLVGAGGAALLAVFVARSLRRSGPSLLDLRLFADRSFRGGTLMMFVLGVTTWGPMFLLPLYYQQLRGLSAFDAGLALAPQSVGLGLAFLLVGRYADRMPTRPLALAGMAVAVAGTIPFAFATAGSDPVLLGAALLVRGVGFGVASLPVSIALYRTLRPAQIPDATSAGNVVQRVGAATGTALMAVLLQSGFTPALTWMLVLTAVGLAAAVALPGRPS; encoded by the coding sequence GTGCGCGCTGACACTTCCGCCCGGGCGGATTCGAACATCGTGCCGCTGGCCACGACGTTGCTGGTGGGCGCGATGGCGGCGCTGCTCGACACCACGATCGTCGCGGTGGCGCTCGACGAGCTCGGCGGCGACCTGGCCGCGCCGGTGACGGTGATCCAGTGGGTCACCACGTCGTACGTGCTGGCGATGACCGCGGTCATCCCGGTGGTGGGCTGGTCGGTGGGCCGGTTCGGGGTGCGCGCCATGTGGCTGGTGGCGCTCGCCCTGTTCCTGCTCGGCTCCGTGCTGTCGGGGGCCGCCTGGTCGGCGGGCTCCCTTGTCGGGTTCAGGGTGCTGCAGGGGCTGGGCGGCGGCATGATCCTGCCGTTGACCCAGCTCACGCTGGCCAGGGCCGCCGGACCCGACCGCCTGGGCAGGGTCATGGGCGTCGTCGGGCTCGTCGGCCAGCTCGCCCCGATCTCGGGGCCGATCCTGGGCGGCCTGCTGATCGACGGCTGGGGCTGGCGCTGGGTCTTCTTCGTCAACGTGCCGATCGTCGTCGTCTCGATGGTCATGACCTGCCGCTGGTTCCCCCGTGACGAGGAGCGCTCCGGCCGAGGCCTCGACGTCGTGGGCCTGATCCTCCTTCCGTCGGGGGTGGTCGCGCTGCTCTACGCGCTGACCGGCTTCGAGACCGGCGAGGGGATCGGCCTGCCGCCGTTGGTGGGGGCCGGGGGAGCGGCGCTGCTGGCCGTCTTCGTCGCCAGGTCGCTGCGCCGCAGCGGGCCGAGCCTGCTCGACCTGCGGCTGTTCGCCGACCGCTCCTTCAGGGGCGGGACGCTGATGATGTTCGTCCTCGGCGTCACGACGTGGGGGCCGATGTTCCTGCTGCCGCTGTACTACCAGCAGCTTCGCGGCCTGTCGGCGTTCGACGCGGGGCTCGCGCTCGCCCCGCAGAGCGTCGGCCTCGGCCTGGCGTTCCTGCTGGTGGGCCGGTACGCCGACCGCATGCCCACCAGGCCGCTCGCGCTCGCCGGGATGGCGGTGGCCGTCGCCGGCACGATCCCGTTCGCCTTCGCCACGGCCGGCAGTGACCCGGTCCTGCTTGGCGCGGCGCTGCTGGTCAGGGGCGTCGGGTTCGGCGTCGCCAGCCTGCCCGTCAGCATCGCGCTCTACCGGACGCTCCGGCCGGCGCAGATCCCCGACGCCACCAGTGCCGGCAACGTCGTCCAGCGCGTCGGCGCCGCCACCGGCACGGCGCTGATGGCCGTCCTCCTCCAGAGCGGCTTCACCCCCGCCCTCACCTGGATGCTCGTCCTCACCGCGGTGGGCCTGGCCGCCGCGGTGGCCCTGCCGGGCCGTCCCTCCTGA
- a CDS encoding helix-turn-helix domain-containing protein: protein MERKTTRELDAQALKAFTHPVRMRMYELLEEYGAATATMLAARIDENTGVTSYHLRQLAKHGLIVEVPEKAKGKERWWRAAGFSTDTDKFRKDPETAEAAEVLMAGIVRQRHTDLLRWIELSREVSRDWIEASTHTRRSLRLNRAHLAELGRRVQELIDALDDDEDGEHVVIQFDAFPLRRDFED, encoded by the coding sequence GTGGAACGCAAGACCACGAGGGAACTCGACGCGCAGGCGCTGAAGGCGTTCACGCATCCGGTGCGCATGCGGATGTACGAACTGCTGGAGGAGTACGGCGCGGCGACCGCGACGATGCTGGCCGCGCGGATCGACGAGAACACCGGTGTGACCAGCTACCACCTGCGGCAGCTGGCCAAGCACGGGCTCATCGTCGAGGTGCCGGAGAAGGCGAAGGGCAAGGAGCGGTGGTGGCGCGCCGCGGGCTTCAGCACCGACACCGACAAGTTCAGGAAGGATCCCGAAACGGCGGAGGCAGCGGAGGTGCTCATGGCGGGCATCGTCCGCCAGCGCCACACCGACCTGCTCCGCTGGATCGAGCTGTCGCGCGAAGTATCCCGCGACTGGATCGAGGCGAGCACCCACACCAGGCGGTCGCTGCGGCTCAACCGCGCGCACCTGGCCGAGCTGGGCAGGCGGGTGCAGGAGCTGATCGACGCGCTGGACGACGACGAGGACGGCGAGCACGTCGTGATCCAGTTCGACGCCTTCCCGCTACGGCGCGACTTCGAGGACTAG